The Humulus lupulus chromosome 4, drHumLupu1.1, whole genome shotgun sequence genome has a window encoding:
- the LOC133830464 gene encoding uncharacterized protein LOC133830464, translating into MVIMQLRSSSIYTNPTHHGIHKGLSPPTISYSSLSLFKRTTTSSLGQNDVVRDLITSTRRRRKRQYGIVASTNVGAAPLWDSWKPEKASSSPSLSDILWPSAGAFAAMAILGKLDQVLTPKGVSMTIAPLGAVCAVLFASPSSPAARKYNMFMAQIGCAAIGVLAFSVFGPGWLARSAALAASIAFMIYTKSSHPPAASLPILFIDGAKFHQLNFWYALFPGAAGCILLCFIQELVLYLKKNLKF; encoded by the exons ATGGTTATTATGCAATTGAGAAGTAGTAGTATCTATACAAACCCAACTCACCATGGTATTCATAAAGGTCTTTCACCACCAACAATATCATACTCTTCACTGTCACTGTTCAAGAGAACCACTACTTCTTCTCTTGGCCAAAACGATGTGGTTAGAGACCTAATAACgtcaacaagaagaagaagaaaacgaCAATATGGGATTGTGGCCTCAACCAACGTTGGAGCTGCTCCTCTTTGGGATAGTTGGAAGCCTGAGAAggcttcttcttctccttctcttagTGACATCCTTTGGCCCTCCGCag GGGCATTTGCGGCGATGGCGATATTAGGAAAGTTGGATCAGGTATTGACACCCAAAGGTGTTTCTATGACGATTGCCCCCTTAGGAGCTGTTTGTGCTGTCTTATTCGCCTCACCTTCCTCTCCTGCTGCTAGG AAGTATAACATGTTTATGGCCCAAATCGGTTGCGCAGCCATCGGTGTCCTGGCGTTCTCTGTATTTGGCCCAGGGTGGCTTGCAAGGAGTGCTGCTCTGGCTGCTTCCATAGCTTTCATGATTTACACTAAATCTTCCCATCCACCAG CTGCAAGCTTGCCTATACTTTTCATTGATGGAGCTAAGTTTCATCAATTGAATTTTTGGTATGCTTTGTTTCCTGGTGCTGCTGGCTGCATACTCCTCTGTTTCATT CAAGAGTTGGTGCTGTACTTGAAGAAGAACCTCAAATTTTGA